The following coding sequences are from one Pigmentibacter sp. JX0631 window:
- the gloB gene encoding hydroxyacylglutathione hydrolase, with product MKIEMLPVFEDNFIFILIDEIKKEAAVVDPAEANSVISYLKKNNLTLTKIFNTHHHFDHVGGNKELKQLFPNVEIYGSVQDKNRIPFQTHFLNHNDKIYFADESAEVFFVPGHTLGHICYFFSLKNGEHHLFIGDTIFGGGCGKLFEGSLEQMFNSLLFLRNNLPDNTLIWTAHEYTLENYLILEKLEPQNIEIKEKLQKVIHTLKSGLHTVPFLLSEEKKVSSFLRWDDLKLQNITSTSNSFDTFCFVRKFRDNPPKIVKPF from the coding sequence ATGAAAATTGAAATGTTACCTGTTTTTGAAGATAATTTTATTTTTATTTTAATTGATGAAATAAAGAAAGAAGCTGCAGTAGTAGATCCAGCTGAAGCAAATTCTGTTATTTCATATTTAAAGAAAAATAATTTAACTTTAACAAAAATCTTTAATACACATCATCACTTTGATCATGTAGGTGGAAATAAGGAACTTAAACAATTATTTCCTAATGTTGAAATTTATGGGAGTGTTCAAGATAAAAATCGGATACCATTTCAAACTCATTTTTTAAATCATAATGATAAAATATATTTTGCAGATGAAAGTGCTGAAGTATTTTTTGTCCCAGGGCACACTCTCGGCCATATTTGTTACTTTTTTTCTTTAAAAAACGGTGAACATCATTTATTTATTGGTGATACTATCTTTGGTGGGGGCTGTGGTAAATTATTTGAGGGAAGTCTTGAACAAATGTTTAATTCATTACTTTTTCTTCGTAATAATCTACCAGACAATACTTTGATTTGGACAGCTCATGAATATACTTTAGAAAATTATTTAATTCTTGAAAAATTGGAACCACAAAATATAGAAATTAAAGAGAAGCTTCAAAAAGTAATTCATACTTTAAAAAGCGGCTTACATACAGTTCCATTTTTACTTTCAGAAGAAAAAAAAGTTAGTAGTTTTTTACGTTGGGATGATTTAAAGTTACAAAATATTACGAGCACTAGTAATTCATTTGATACTTTTTGTTTTGTCAGGAAGTTTAGAGATAATCCACCAAAAATAGTAAAACCTTTTTAA
- a CDS encoding Tex family protein, which yields MAKKEMNISQEMITDISNDLNIPKNQVENTLNLILDDCTIPFIARYRKEVTGGLDEVQIRNIMDKYEYIYSLNERKEAIIRSITEQNKMTPVLQAKIIACKIKTELEDLYLPFKPKKRTRGQIAAERGLAPLAMQILEQDSSLVDLTPAFTDYIGKHDDLKNLETVIQGVKDYIAENISEIAEIRKEIRLWMFENAKFKSEVRDEFKEKKTKYNNYYEFNEPVKTIAPHRLMALRRGEKEEILKVTLDYDEQIPLSIISSYVIKNTASDVVKVFLTECVNESYNRLISTSIETELRLETKTVAEEEAISVFGKNLRNLLLLPPIPKRVVMGVDPGLRTGSKLVIVDQTGKLLDFATIYPHHDEDMSYHKNKSASEIILNFINKLNVELISIGNGTAGRETEEFFEKVLAACSLGRKPRIVIVNEAGASVYSASDLAREEFPDLDITYRGAISIARRLQDPLAELVKIDPKSIGVGQYQHDVNQSRLKKQLGEIVESCVNYVGVNLNTASPSLLSYVAGIGPSLAKGIVRHRESFGEFKDRRNLFDVMGFGAKIFEQSAGFLRIPESVNPLDNTSVHPESYGIVEKIATDLTISITELIGHKENVHKVKLENYVTEEVGLPTLQDIVKELLKPGRDPREDGSKQTYNREVRDFNHLKEGQVITGTVTNVTNFGAFVDIGVHQDGLIHISELSNQFIKDLSQAISVGQQVKVKVIGLDKERKRISLSKKACEEVTNTSQNTQPTQGAMSRSGAVSAQANKFRRNNTESSQTRNNSSDSSNHYAKKSSGRSNKNSDGKEQDKQASLSDLLNKFNSNRV from the coding sequence ATGGCTAAAAAAGAAATGAACATCTCTCAAGAAATGATCACTGATATTTCTAATGATTTAAATATTCCTAAAAATCAGGTGGAAAATACTCTCAATCTTATCCTTGATGATTGTACCATTCCATTTATTGCGCGTTACCGTAAAGAAGTAACTGGAGGCTTAGATGAAGTACAAATTAGAAATATTATGGATAAGTATGAATATATTTATTCTCTAAATGAAAGAAAAGAAGCAATAATTCGTTCAATTACAGAACAAAATAAAATGACTCCTGTTTTGCAAGCTAAAATTATAGCATGCAAAATTAAAACTGAATTAGAGGATTTATATTTACCATTCAAACCAAAGAAAAGAACAAGAGGCCAAATAGCTGCAGAGCGTGGATTGGCTCCTTTAGCTATGCAAATTTTGGAACAAGATTCCAGTTTAGTTGATTTAACGCCTGCTTTTACTGATTACATTGGCAAACATGATGACTTGAAAAATTTAGAAACTGTTATTCAAGGTGTAAAAGATTATATTGCCGAGAATATTTCTGAAATTGCTGAAATTAGAAAAGAAATTCGTTTATGGATGTTTGAAAATGCTAAATTTAAATCAGAAGTTCGTGATGAATTCAAAGAGAAGAAAACAAAATATAATAATTACTATGAATTTAATGAACCTGTAAAAACTATAGCACCACATCGATTAATGGCGCTAAGAAGAGGTGAAAAAGAAGAAATATTAAAAGTTACTTTAGACTATGACGAGCAAATTCCTCTTTCCATTATTTCCAGTTATGTAATAAAAAATACTGCTAGTGATGTCGTAAAAGTATTCTTAACAGAGTGTGTTAATGAAAGTTATAATAGGCTAATTTCTACAAGTATAGAAACAGAATTGAGATTAGAAACAAAAACTGTTGCTGAAGAAGAAGCAATTAGCGTTTTTGGTAAGAACTTAAGAAATTTATTATTGTTACCTCCTATACCTAAAAGAGTAGTAATGGGTGTTGATCCTGGTTTGAGAACAGGAAGTAAATTAGTAATTGTTGATCAGACAGGAAAATTGCTAGATTTTGCTACTATTTATCCACATCATGACGAGGATATGTCTTATCATAAAAATAAGTCAGCATCTGAAATTATTTTAAATTTCATAAATAAACTTAATGTTGAATTAATTTCTATCGGTAATGGAACAGCAGGACGTGAAACTGAAGAATTTTTTGAAAAAGTTCTTGCTGCGTGTTCTTTAGGTCGTAAACCAAGAATCGTAATAGTTAATGAAGCTGGTGCAAGTGTATATTCTGCAAGTGATCTTGCTAGAGAAGAATTTCCAGATTTAGATATTACTTACAGAGGTGCAATAAGTATTGCGCGTAGACTTCAAGATCCGCTTGCTGAACTTGTAAAAATTGACCCGAAAAGTATTGGTGTTGGACAATATCAACACGATGTAAATCAAAGTCGATTAAAGAAACAACTTGGCGAGATTGTAGAAAGTTGTGTGAACTACGTAGGTGTTAACTTAAACACAGCAAGTCCAAGTTTACTTTCATACGTAGCAGGAATTGGACCAAGTTTGGCAAAGGGTATCGTTCGTCATAGAGAATCTTTTGGAGAATTCAAAGACAGAAGAAATTTATTTGATGTAATGGGTTTTGGGGCAAAAATATTTGAACAATCAGCAGGATTTTTAAGAATACCTGAAAGTGTAAATCCTTTAGATAACACTTCTGTTCACCCAGAATCATACGGGATTGTTGAGAAAATTGCTACTGATTTAACTATATCAATCACTGAACTTATTGGTCATAAAGAAAATGTTCATAAAGTTAAATTAGAAAATTATGTTACTGAAGAAGTAGGTTTGCCAACACTTCAAGATATTGTAAAAGAACTCTTGAAACCTGGTAGAGACCCTCGTGAAGACGGCTCAAAACAAACTTATAATAGAGAAGTTCGTGATTTTAATCATTTAAAAGAAGGACAAGTTATTACTGGTACAGTGACAAATGTAACTAATTTTGGTGCTTTTGTTGATATAGGTGTTCATCAAGATGGACTTATTCATATTTCAGAATTATCAAATCAGTTCATTAAAGATCTTTCCCAAGCAATAAGCGTTGGCCAACAAGTAAAAGTAAAAGTTATTGGACTTGATAAAGAAAGAAAAAGAATATCCCTTTCAAAAAAGGCCTGTGAAGAAGTAACTAATACTTCACAAAATACGCAACCTACTCAAGGAGCAATGAGTCGTTCTGGAGCCGTGAGTGCTCAAGCAAATAAGTTTAGAAGAAATAATACAGAATCATCACAAACTAGAAATAATTCTAGTGATTCTTCTAATCATTATGCAAAAAAATCATCAGGAAGAAGCAACAAAAATAGCGATGGAAAGGAACAGGATAAACAAGCAAGCCTGTCTGATCTATTGAATAAATTTAATTCTAATAGAGTATAA
- a CDS encoding M14 family zinc carboxypeptidase: MVNAQILSRFKINILILLINLFLTQISFSIEFTETSNSSTFETQLTLPISLAQINGIPLTIFHVLGDVHKARTQRQINELCNKVDLTYKKLNWGKSPCIHIPWKFDYVSENGQPLVYWEFINVTSDEDFKKNVTLVLGGVHPDELTPIHLAFQFAETLLENPQLYSNAHVIVAPLVNPDGFFANPPKRTNANGVDLNRNFPTAAWKKYAYQVWKNSKEKDKRKFPGFFANSEQGTKFQADLIEKYNPDKVISIHAPLAFLDLDYEIPKLLSINKLTEQQKKARNLAEILSRSAGNYKIKDIGIYPGSLGNYAGNERIIPTITLEMSSSNPKFVKKFWKEFSPGLFKAIKFEFKKYQFADIVTGHVTNE, translated from the coding sequence ATGGTAAATGCTCAAATCCTGAGCAGATTCAAGATTAACATACTGATATTATTAATTAATTTATTTCTAACCCAAATAAGTTTTTCTATAGAATTTACAGAAACTTCAAACAGCTCTACATTTGAGACGCAATTAACTCTTCCAATTTCTCTCGCTCAAATCAATGGAATCCCTTTAACTATTTTTCATGTATTAGGTGATGTTCATAAAGCAAGAACTCAACGCCAAATTAACGAATTGTGTAATAAAGTAGATTTAACATACAAAAAACTAAATTGGGGGAAAAGTCCATGCATTCATATTCCCTGGAAATTTGATTATGTCAGCGAAAATGGGCAACCTTTGGTTTATTGGGAATTTATTAATGTTACAAGCGATGAAGATTTCAAAAAAAATGTCACTCTAGTTCTTGGAGGAGTACATCCTGATGAACTCACTCCTATTCATTTAGCTTTTCAATTTGCTGAGACATTACTAGAAAATCCGCAATTATATAGCAATGCACATGTAATTGTAGCTCCTTTAGTAAATCCAGATGGTTTTTTTGCAAACCCACCAAAAAGAACAAATGCTAATGGGGTAGATTTAAATAGAAATTTTCCTACTGCAGCATGGAAAAAATATGCCTATCAGGTTTGGAAAAACTCAAAAGAAAAAGATAAAAGAAAATTCCCAGGATTTTTTGCTAATTCAGAACAAGGCACAAAATTTCAAGCTGATTTAATTGAAAAATATAATCCAGATAAAGTTATTTCTATTCATGCTCCATTAGCTTTTTTGGATTTAGATTACGAAATACCTAAATTGCTAAGTATTAATAAATTAACAGAGCAACAAAAAAAAGCCAGAAATTTAGCAGAAATTTTATCTAGAAGTGCTGGAAATTATAAAATAAAAGATATTGGAATTTATCCAGGAAGTCTAGGAAATTATGCAGGTAATGAAAGAATAATACCAACTATCACCTTAGAAATGAGCAGTAGTAATCCTAAGTTTGTAAAAAAATTTTGGAAAGAATTTTCTCCTGGGTTATTTAAAGCAATAAAATTTGAATTCAAAAAATACCAATTTGCCGACATTGTTACTGGGCATGTAACAAACGAATGA
- the tgt gene encoding tRNA guanosine(34) transglycosylase Tgt produces the protein MALQFNLIKKDTHSEARRAQIITSHGTIETPVFMSVGTFGSVKTLDHTELEDIGVQIILGNTYHLYLRPGPEILKKVDGYHNLISWKKPILTDSGGFQIFSLPHQRVISEKGVTFKSYIDQSYKKLTPESDIAFQETIGSDIMMALDVCVPSTSPYDVCVQAMHRTHRWAKRCKLAKSNNENSLFGIVQGAIYEDLRKESAQAIVDLNFDGYAVGGLAVGESDEERDHFTQFTAKLLPDNKPRYLMGVGTPHDLIRSILAGIDMFDCIIPTNHARQGVAYTFSGKIKLRRTYYATDLSPIDENCECYVCKRFSKAYLHQLTKCEEPTGWKLISYHNTWFYERLMEKSRTHIENGTFKEFAADFLRNVED, from the coding sequence ATGGCTCTTCAATTTAATCTCATTAAAAAAGATACACATTCTGAAGCTCGCAGGGCACAGATTATAACCTCGCATGGAACCATAGAAACTCCTGTTTTTATGTCTGTCGGTACTTTTGGTTCAGTAAAGACTTTAGATCATACTGAATTAGAAGATATTGGTGTTCAAATTATCTTAGGAAATACATATCATCTTTATTTAAGACCCGGGCCTGAAATTTTAAAGAAGGTGGATGGGTATCACAATTTAATAAGCTGGAAGAAGCCTATTTTAACAGATAGTGGTGGATTTCAAATATTTTCTTTACCACATCAAAGAGTTATAAGTGAAAAAGGCGTTACTTTTAAAAGTTATATTGATCAGAGTTATAAAAAACTTACTCCTGAATCAGATATTGCATTTCAAGAAACCATTGGCTCCGATATTATGATGGCATTAGATGTCTGTGTTCCTTCGACAAGTCCTTATGATGTCTGTGTTCAAGCAATGCATAGAACACACAGATGGGCGAAAAGATGCAAATTAGCAAAATCAAATAACGAAAATTCTCTTTTTGGAATCGTTCAAGGCGCTATCTATGAAGATTTAAGAAAGGAAAGCGCTCAAGCCATCGTAGATCTTAATTTTGATGGATATGCAGTTGGAGGATTAGCAGTTGGTGAATCTGATGAAGAACGTGATCATTTCACTCAATTCACAGCAAAATTACTTCCTGATAATAAACCTAGATATTTAATGGGTGTTGGCACTCCCCATGATCTTATTAGAAGCATTTTAGCAGGAATAGACATGTTTGATTGCATTATTCCTACTAATCATGCAAGACAGGGAGTTGCTTACACTTTTTCAGGAAAAATAAAATTAAGAAGGACATATTATGCAACAGATCTATCTCCTATTGATGAAAACTGTGAATGTTATGTCTGTAAAAGATTCTCAAAGGCTTACTTACATCAATTGACGAAATGTGAAGAACCTACTGGTTGGAAATTAATTTCTTATCATAATACCTGGTTTTATGAGCGTTTGATGGAAAAATCCCGGACTCATATCGAAAATGGCACTTTTAAAGAATTTGCTGCTGACTTTTTAAGAAATGTTGAGGATTAA
- a CDS encoding HD domain-containing protein gives MVPNITRKPTSISDITTLKLKYTGKIRDSLHDTIPFTEAEKYIINKEEFQRLRRITQTAFTSYAFPGASHTRFEHSLGVMHVADLMIHSIFQNQKRLLEALHENLAQTPNNIIEFIKESENRNGSIRETTSAIESLEKKPYLLQCLRFAALLHDIGHAPFSHSCEKFMVTWAHLKENYSTLNIPKWLKDGIKIKAEKLEAKNYDLQKIKIRHEIYTLLIIAKIFDGEDEFLNQKMAQDVCSILDVSISPFSNGVLAKSNLQNLFHEIVSGEIDADRMDYLLRDSRECGIIYGYFDLGRILDSLAFYFNSNSKTFHLCIRRSGISAYEDYLRARWSMYQQVYFHKTVTACEAMLEYVKNNSNNFHLPLEINEYLKIDEHSFYSFISNKLSLNNYINNILKDLIFKRKLWKRVFEEIIPKNSIQKESTICQKIMNYLNTINCPAEIIESSTNLTNFSPKGKYLTSKNNLKVIIKDVHLLRYLEPIENHSSLINREDEEFLIRRIYISTYDLNLKNISEKEVQKNISEKIFNYSK, from the coding sequence ATGGTTCCCAACATAACAAGAAAACCTACCTCAATAAGTGACATAACAACATTAAAACTGAAATATACTGGAAAAATAAGAGATTCTTTGCATGATACAATACCTTTCACAGAAGCTGAAAAATATATCATAAATAAAGAAGAATTTCAAAGACTTAGAAGAATCACGCAAACCGCTTTTACTTCATATGCATTTCCAGGAGCATCTCACACTAGATTTGAACATTCTCTTGGAGTAATGCATGTCGCAGATTTAATGATTCACTCTATTTTTCAAAATCAAAAACGCTTACTAGAAGCTCTACATGAGAATCTAGCGCAAACACCTAATAATATTATTGAATTTATAAAAGAAAGTGAAAATCGAAATGGTTCTATTCGAGAAACAACTTCTGCAATTGAAAGCCTAGAAAAAAAACCTTACTTACTTCAATGTCTTAGATTTGCTGCTCTTTTACATGATATTGGACACGCTCCATTTAGTCACTCATGTGAAAAATTTATGGTGACTTGGGCTCATTTGAAAGAGAATTATAGTACTTTAAATATTCCTAAATGGTTAAAAGATGGAATAAAAATAAAAGCTGAAAAACTTGAAGCTAAAAATTATGACCTGCAAAAAATAAAAATTCGACATGAGATTTATACGCTACTGATCATAGCTAAAATTTTTGATGGAGAAGATGAGTTTTTAAACCAAAAAATGGCTCAAGATGTTTGCTCCATTTTAGATGTATCTATATCTCCTTTTTCTAATGGAGTATTAGCTAAAAGTAATTTACAAAATCTTTTTCACGAAATTGTTAGTGGAGAAATAGATGCCGATAGAATGGATTATCTTTTGCGAGATTCCAGGGAATGTGGAATTATTTATGGTTACTTTGATTTAGGAAGAATTTTAGATTCCTTAGCATTTTACTTTAACTCGAATTCTAAAACTTTTCATTTATGTATTAGAAGAAGTGGAATATCTGCATATGAAGATTATTTAAGAGCTCGTTGGAGTATGTACCAACAAGTATACTTTCATAAAACAGTTACTGCATGCGAAGCAATGCTTGAATATGTAAAAAACAATTCGAATAATTTCCATCTCCCATTAGAAATAAATGAATATCTAAAAATAGATGAACATAGTTTTTATTCATTTATTAGCAATAAATTATCTTTAAATAATTACATAAATAATATTTTAAAAGATTTAATTTTTAAAAGAAAATTATGGAAAAGAGTTTTTGAAGAAATTATCCCAAAAAATTCTATTCAAAAAGAATCGACTATTTGCCAAAAAATAATGAATTACTTAAATACAATTAACTGTCCCGCAGAAATAATAGAATCAAGTACAAACTTAACAAATTTCTCTCCTAAGGGAAAATATTTAACATCTAAAAATAATCTTAAAGTAATAATTAAAGATGTTCACTTATTAAGATACTTGGAACCAATCGAAAATCATAGTTCATTAATTAATAGAGAAGATGAAGAATTTTTAATTCGACGTATTTATATCTCAACTTACGACTTAAATTTAAAAAATATCTCTGAAAAAGAAGTTCAAAAAAATATCTCTGAAAAGATATTCAATTACAGCAAATAA
- a CDS encoding CarD family transcriptional regulator gives MSAEKFYDFTVGQKAVYPCHGVGTIENIEECSIGGAQQDFYVLKIHSTGAKVMVPTRAAKTVGLRSVISLPDVEKVYQILQSPSKKSTATWNRRFRALNDKLNTGNLVEIAEVLRDLSSLSSDKELSFGEKKMLERARNMLVSEISVARGEEKSVIEHELNHILFAI, from the coding sequence ATGAGTGCTGAAAAGTTCTATGATTTCACTGTTGGTCAAAAAGCTGTTTATCCGTGTCATGGTGTAGGAACAATTGAGAATATTGAAGAATGTAGTATTGGTGGTGCTCAACAAGATTTTTATGTGTTAAAAATCCATTCAACTGGTGCAAAAGTTATGGTTCCAACAAGAGCAGCTAAAACCGTAGGTTTACGCTCCGTAATTTCTTTACCAGATGTAGAAAAAGTTTATCAAATTCTACAATCTCCTTCTAAGAAATCTACAGCTACTTGGAATCGTCGTTTCAGAGCTCTGAATGATAAATTAAATACTGGTAATCTAGTAGAAATAGCTGAAGTTCTAAGAGATTTATCTTCATTAAGCTCAGATAAAGAACTTTCTTTTGGTGAAAAGAAAATGCTTGAAAGAGCTCGTAACATGCTTGTTTCAGAAATTTCTGTGGCGCGTGGCGAAGAGAAAAGCGTTATTGAACATGAATTAAATCATATATTATTTGCCATTTAA
- the ndk gene encoding nucleoside-diphosphate kinase yields MERTFSIVKPDGVKRNLIGKILAKMESADLKIVATKMIHMSRREAEQFYSVHSARPFFGELCEYMTSGPVVVSVLEGKNAVVAYRELMGATDPAKAAKGTIRSEFGVSIGENTVHGSDSLENANIEISYFFSGTELVNIAK; encoded by the coding sequence ATGGAAAGAACATTTTCAATAGTCAAACCAGATGGCGTAAAAAGAAATTTAATTGGTAAAATATTGGCTAAAATGGAAAGTGCAGACTTAAAAATTGTTGCTACTAAAATGATACATATGTCTAGACGTGAAGCTGAACAATTTTATTCAGTTCATTCAGCTCGCCCCTTTTTCGGCGAATTGTGTGAGTATATGACTTCAGGTCCAGTTGTGGTTTCTGTATTAGAAGGTAAAAATGCCGTTGTAGCATATAGAGAACTAATGGGAGCAACTGATCCTGCAAAAGCTGCTAAAGGAACAATTCGTTCAGAATTTGGTGTAAGTATTGGTGAAAATACTGTACATGGATCTGATTCTCTAGAAAATGCAAATATTGAAATTTCTTACTTCTTTTCTGGAACTGAGCTTGTAAATATTGCTAAGTAA
- a CDS encoding thioredoxin domain-containing protein — protein MNSGKTNKLKFENSPYLLQHRDNPVNWYPWGNEAFQLAKNENKPIFLSIGYSTCHWCHVMAHESFEDNETAQLMNELFINIKVDREERPDIDEIYLEAVMLISQHGGWPLSVFLTPDLMPFYGGTYFPPESKGNTPAFKDVLKAIAKYYSEDKNDADNKSNKIVSYLKESTAQTSLVKLEEFLKDNSLSINKLENFCIPFYDKLLQNLQIDFDHSHGGFGYAPKFPQPSKLEALLYSKEMHLKSFAFFTLNSIRCGGIIDQIGGGISRYSVDNKWIVPHFEKMLYDNAQMLKIFSLAGFLLSNNNQILSLEFHKTSENILEYLERDLKCKISGLFFSAEDADSEGEEGTFYTFYWDEFLDIFKENSNLKNFALKYFNVTEKGNFEGKNILTISNNLQNLCDEFSLTNVECESFIKKSKDIIFDYRKSRERPSLDNKCILSWNSLLCTGLIKASITSNNFSFLEKGLNLLTNITNKFKNSEGYFHIYINGNLKIDPFLDDLSFLLEACCEALFITGSLSLLNEILDLIKKIHANYVDPSEGILFYSKNNENTICRPSKPEDNVIYSANSAIFGCLTKLNLWISTNDVKEISLSQQKMIDSLALIALSNTVQLTEKVPTASAQMLQKIKFSEHKRTLIIKNVNNSIPLESIHKSYEFVTSKTDDYCFIAVEKNNKYNLSELNLYVLEKNSRLQDLEYALCDLQGCKIPRKNIFDLFN, from the coding sequence ATGAATTCTGGAAAAACTAATAAACTCAAATTTGAAAATAGTCCTTACTTGTTGCAACATAGAGATAATCCAGTAAATTGGTATCCATGGGGAAATGAAGCATTTCAACTAGCAAAAAATGAAAATAAGCCAATTTTTTTATCGATTGGATATTCTACTTGTCATTGGTGCCATGTTATGGCTCATGAAAGTTTTGAAGATAATGAAACAGCGCAGTTAATGAATGAGTTATTTATAAACATTAAAGTTGATCGTGAAGAACGCCCTGATATAGATGAAATATATTTAGAGGCCGTCATGCTAATAAGTCAACATGGAGGATGGCCTTTAAGTGTTTTTCTTACTCCGGACTTAATGCCATTTTATGGAGGAACATATTTTCCTCCAGAATCTAAAGGAAATACTCCTGCTTTTAAAGATGTTTTAAAAGCAATAGCAAAATACTATTCAGAAGATAAAAATGATGCTGATAATAAATCTAACAAAATAGTTAGCTATCTAAAAGAAAGTACAGCTCAAACAAGTTTAGTAAAACTAGAAGAGTTTCTAAAAGATAATTCTTTATCTATTAATAAACTAGAAAACTTTTGCATTCCATTTTATGATAAATTACTCCAAAATTTACAAATTGATTTTGATCATTCTCACGGTGGCTTTGGTTATGCCCCTAAGTTTCCTCAGCCTTCTAAACTAGAAGCATTACTTTATTCCAAGGAAATGCATTTAAAATCATTTGCTTTCTTTACTTTAAATTCGATACGATGCGGTGGTATAATAGACCAAATTGGTGGAGGAATTTCCAGATATAGCGTTGACAATAAATGGATCGTTCCTCACTTTGAAAAAATGTTATACGACAATGCGCAAATGTTAAAAATATTTTCTTTAGCAGGATTTCTTTTAAGTAATAACAATCAAATTTTATCATTAGAATTTCATAAAACTTCTGAAAATATTTTAGAATATCTTGAACGAGATTTAAAATGCAAAATTTCCGGATTATTTTTTAGCGCCGAAGATGCTGACAGTGAAGGAGAAGAGGGTACATTTTATACCTTTTATTGGGATGAGTTTTTAGATATTTTTAAAGAAAATTCAAATTTAAAAAATTTTGCATTAAAATACTTTAATGTAACTGAAAAAGGGAATTTTGAAGGTAAAAATATACTAACTATTTCAAATAATCTTCAAAATTTATGTGATGAATTTTCTTTGACAAATGTTGAGTGTGAAAGTTTTATTAAAAAATCAAAAGATATAATATTTGATTACCGTAAATCACGTGAAAGACCTTCTTTAGATAACAAATGTATTTTATCATGGAATTCTTTACTATGTACTGGATTAATAAAAGCATCTATTACCTCGAATAATTTTTCTTTTCTAGAAAAAGGTTTAAATTTACTAACAAATATTACAAATAAATTTAAGAATTCTGAAGGTTATTTTCATATATATATTAATGGAAATTTAAAAATAGACCCTTTTCTTGATGATTTAAGTTTTTTACTAGAAGCTTGTTGTGAAGCTCTTTTTATTACAGGATCTCTTTCATTGTTAAATGAAATTTTAGATTTAATTAAAAAAATTCACGCGAACTATGTAGATCCTTCTGAGGGAATACTTTTTTATAGTAAAAATAATGAAAATACTATATGTAGACCGTCAAAACCCGAAGATAATGTTATATATAGTGCTAATTCTGCTATATTTGGTTGTTTAACTAAATTAAATTTATGGATTTCAACAAATGATGTAAAAGAAATATCTTTAAGTCAACAAAAGATGATAGATTCCCTTGCATTAATTGCTTTATCAAATACTGTTCAACTTACAGAAAAAGTTCCAACAGCATCTGCTCAAATGCTACAAAAAATAAAATTTAGTGAACATAAAAGAACTCTCATCATAAAAAACGTTAATAATTCAATTCCTTTGGAAAGTATTCATAAATCCTATGAATTTGTAACAAGTAAAACTGATGATTATTGCTTTATTGCAGTTGAAAAGAATAATAAATATAACTTGTCAGAATTAAATTTATATGTTTTAGAAAAAAATTCTAGATTACAGGACCTTGAATATGCCTTATGTGATCTTCAAGGTTGCAAAATACCACGAAAAAATATTTTCGATCTATTCAATTAA
- a CDS encoding DoxX family protein, protein MLQKLFSVSTYGAKMDFMLLLIRLFFGYAFIMHGYGKILSPFSWMGEDSSVPGVLQALAAISEFGGGIAIILGLFSRLSSIGIACTMAVAIYSSKFIFGLELIGKKGGPSYELAAIYFLLSLLFLVAGPGKLSLDKLFFSKK, encoded by the coding sequence ATGTTACAAAAATTATTTTCAGTTTCAACATATGGAGCAAAAATGGATTTTATGCTCCTGTTAATTCGTTTGTTTTTTGGTTATGCATTTATTATGCATGGATATGGAAAAATTTTATCGCCGTTTTCATGGATGGGGGAAGATTCTTCTGTTCCTGGAGTTTTGCAAGCGCTTGCTGCTATTTCTGAGTTTGGAGGAGGAATAGCAATAATATTAGGTCTTTTTAGTCGCTTGAGCTCTATTGGTATTGCATGCACTATGGCTGTAGCGATCTACAGCAGTAAATTTATCTTTGGATTAGAACTCATTGGTAAAAAAGGGGGGCCTTCTTATGAATTAGCCGCTATTTATTTTTTACTTTCCCTTCTATTTTTAGTTGCTGGTCCTGGAAAATTATCTCTAGATAAATTGTTTTTTTCTAAGAAATAA
- a CDS encoding NifU family protein: protein MQNVEQYNAIKLFIDEKISPGVMAHGGEVNVLSLENNILTLELSGSCGSCSVQAYTSESISNYLLEEFPELEDVIVTD from the coding sequence ATGCAAAATGTTGAGCAATACAATGCAATTAAGCTTTTTATAGATGAAAAAATTTCTCCTGGTGTGATGGCGCATGGGGGGGAAGTAAACGTCTTAAGTCTTGAAAATAATATTTTGACCTTAGAATTATCTGGATCTTGTGGTAGTTGCTCCGTCCAAGCTTATACTTCAGAATCAATTTCAAATTATTTACTAGAAGAGTTTCCTGAACTTGAAGACGTAATTGTAACTGATTAA